The Sphingomonas sp. G-3-2-10 DNA window CGCCGCACCGCTCAGAACATCGTGATCGGCGGCGCTGCCGGCGCCTTCCCGCCGATGATCGGCTGGGCCGCCGCGACCGGCGACATGGCGACGCTGCCCGTGCTGCTGTTCGCGCTGATCTTCCTGTGGACGCCGCCGCATTTCTGGGCGCTCGCGCTGTTCGTGAAGACCGATTACGCCAATGCCGGCGTGCCGATGCTGCCGGTGGTGGCGGGCGAGCGCACCACGCGCACCCAGATCGGCCTCTATACCCTGCCGATGGTCGCAGCAGCGATCGCGCCCTGGGCATTGGGCAAGACGGGCGCGATCTATGGCGTGACAGCGCTTGTCCTGAATGCGCTGTTCCTGCTGTTCGCGGCGCAAGTCACGTTCCGCTCGACCCAGCCAGAGGACATGATGGCGCCCGAGAAGCGCCTGTTCAAATTCTCGATCCTCTATCTGTTCCTCATGTTCGGCGCTGTGGTCGCCGACCGGTGGTTTGCATGAACGATCTTCCCGAGACGACCGAAGCCCAGGTCCGTGCGCGCCAGCTGGGCCGCGCGAAGGTGATGGCGTGGCTGCTCGGCGGCTTCGTGATCCTCGTCTTCGCGATCTCGATCGTGAAGATCAAAATGGGCCTCCACGGATGACGGTCAGTCCAAAGCTCCGGACGGCGTTGCTCGGCAGCCTGTTCGTCTGCTTCATGGGCGGACTGGGCTTCGCGAGCGTGCCGCTCTACCGCATGTTCTGCGAAGTGACCGGGTTCAACGGCACGACGATGCGCGGCACCGAGGCGCCTGGCGGCGTCGGCAAGACCGTTCGCGTCGCATTCGACGCCAATACCAGCCAGAAACTGCCCTGGATCTTCAAGCCCGAGCAGCGCGTCAGCACGATCGAGATCGGCGGGCGCGACATCGCCTTCTACACCGCGAAGAACCTCTCGGATAAGCCGGTCACCGGCACCGCGACCTTCAACGTGACGCCCACCCAGGCAGGCAAATATTTCACCAAGATCCAGTGCTTCTGCTTCACCGAGCAGACCCTTGCCCCGGGCGAAGAGATGCGGATGCCGGTGATCTACTATGTCGATCCGAAGATCGTCGACGATCCGGATACGAAGGATGTGCGCGAAATCACGCTGTCCTACACATTTTACCCTGTGGATTCCGCGAAGACACCGGGCTAAGGCAGCGCCGAATAGAGCCAAATTTTCGTAACAGGGACCGATCATGGCCGGAGCCAAGAACCACCAGTATCACATCCTTCCGCCCGACGCGGTGCCGATCTTCGCCTCGTTCGCGGCGTTCGTGATGGCGGTCGGCGCGATCATGTGGATGCACAGCGCATCCAGCGGCGGCCTGGTGTTCTTCGCCGGCACCGCGCTGGTGATCGCGAGCTTCTTCATCTGGTGGTCGAAGGTGATCGCCGAGGCGCATGCCGGCGACCATACGCCGATCGTGCAGCTCCACCTGCGTTACGGCATGATCCTGTTCATCGCTTCGGAAGTGATGTTCTTCGTCGGCTGGTTCTGGGCCTGGTTCGACTTCTCGCTCTTCCCCTCGACGGTCGAGGCGGTCGGCGGCCAGTGGCCGCCCAAGGGCATGGAAGTGATCAACGCCTGGGAGCTGCCGCTCCTCAACACGCTGATCCTGCTCGCTTCGGGCACCACCGTGACCTGGGCGCACCATGCGCTGATCCACGGTCAGCGTGGCGGCGACCTGAAGGGCCTGTGGGGCCTGATCGGCGTCGGCGAGAATGACGGCGTGAAGAAGGGCCTGTGGCTCACCGTGATCCTCGGCCTGGTCTTCACCGCGATCCAGGCTTACGAGTATGTCCACTCGCCGTTCCCGTTCAAGGCGACCAGCGAAGGCGGCAGCAGCTATGGCGGCGCATTCTTCATGGCCACCGGCTTCCACGGGTTCCACGTTCTGGTCGGCACGATCTTCCTGATCGTGAACCTGATTCGCGCGTACAAGGGCCACTTCACCCCCCGCCAGCATTTCGGCTTCGAAGCGGCGGCCTGGTACTGGCACTTCGTCGACGTGGTGTGGCTGTTCCTCTTCGCCTCGATCTATGTCTGGGGCGGCTGGGGCGCTCCGGTCCACGGTTGATCCGGCTCGGCGGGCATACCGGTGGTCCCTGTGACTGAGCCGGCGCCCGCCGAAGCTGCGCTGAAAGGCGTCTGCCCCCGCTGCGGCGGGGGCAAGATGTTTTCGGGATGGATCGCCTTCGCCGACACCTGCGCGAAGTGCGGATTCGATTTCACCAGATTCAATGTCGGCGACGGGCCGGTGGTGTTCCTGACGCTGGGCGTCGGCACGATCGTCACCGTTCTTGCCCTGATCACCGAGCTCAAGTTCGAGCCCGGCCTGCTGATCCACGCGCTGCTGTGGATCCCACTGACCACGGTGCTGGTCTTCGCCACGCTGCGCTTCGCCAAGGGCCTGCTGCTCGCGCTCGAATATCGCAACGATGCACGTGAGGGACGCGTTCAGAAATGATGCCCCGCCTGCCCCTGATCCCGACGATCGTCGTCACCCTTGCCGTCGCTGCGATGATCGCGCTCGGCATCTGGCAGCTCCAGCGCCGCGAGGAGAAGAACGCCGCGCTCATCACCTACGCGCAGAATATGGAAAAGCCGGCAATGGCCTTCCCCCGCCTGCCGGTGGGGGACCAGTATCTTTTCCGCAAGGCCAGCGCGATGTGCCTCGAAGTGATCGGCTGGCAGCAGCAGGGCGGACGCAACCGCAAGGGCGAGACCGGCTGGCGCCAGATCGCCCAGTGCCGCACCGGTGCGGAAGGTCCGGTACTGCTGATCGATGTGGGGGTGGCGAAGGACCCCAAGTTCAAGCCCGAATGGGGCGGCGGACCGATCACCGGCACGATCACCCATGCCCCGGATTCGCGCACGCTGATCGGATCTTTGTTCGACCGCCGGCCCAAATCGCTGATGCTGATCGCCGATCTCGCCGCGCCGGGGCTGGAGGTGACTGCCAAGCCCGATTTATCGAGCGTGCCGAACAACCATCTGGCCTATGCAGTACAATGGTTCCTGTTCGCACTGGTGGCAGTGGTGATCTATCTGCTGGCGCTGAAGTGGCGCGAGAAGAAGGCCACGCCGGCCCCTCCCAAAGCCTGATGCGGCGGCGCTAAAGAAGCGCTGTCCTTGCTCCGTAACAATCGCGCCGCTAACGCGCGACCATGCGCTATCAGAGCACCCGTGGCACCGCGCCGACGCTTGGCTTCCGTGACGTGACCCTGACCGGGCTCGCCAGCGACGGCGGCCTCTATGTTCCCACCGAATGGCCGCAGTTTAGCCGCGACGAGATCGCGGCGATGGCGAACCTTTCGTACGTCGAGACCGCGGTGCGGGTGATGAAGCCGTTCGTCGGCGACGACCTGTCCGAAGCCGAGCTGCGCGACCTGTGCACGCAAGCCTATGGCCGCTTCGCCCATGCGGCGGTGACCCCGCTCGTCCAGCTGGATCAGCGCCACTGGCTGCTCGAACTGTTCCACGGCCCGACCTTGGCGTTCAAGGACGTGGCGCTCCAGCTGCTGGGCCTGTTGTTCGAGAAGTTCCTGACCGGCAGCGACGCGCATCTGACGATCGTCGGCGCGACATCTGGCGATACCGGAAGTGCTGCGATCGATGCGGTCGCCGGACGCCACGGCGTCGATATCTTCATGCTGCACCCCAAGGGCCGCGTGTCCGACGTCCAGCGCCGCCAGATGACCACGGTGCTGGCGCCCAACGTCCACAACATCGCGATCGAAGGCAGCTTCGACGATGCGCAGGCGCTGGTGAAGGCGATGTTCAACGACGCCGACTTCTCGGGACGCTTCCGGCTTTCGGCGGTGAACTCGATCAACTGGGCCCGCCTGCTCGCCCAGATCGTCTATTATTTCTACGCCGCATCGCGCCTCGGCGCGCCCGAGCGCAAGGTTGCCTTCGCGGTGCCGACGGGCAATTTCGGCGACGTGTTCGCAGGGTACGCCGCCGCGCGCATGGGCCTGCCGATCGAGCAGCTGGTGGTCGCGACCAACGTCAACGACATCCTTCATCGTGCGCTGTCGACCGGCGACTATTCGACCGGCACCGTCACGCCGACCGCCGCGCCCAGCATGGACATCCAGGTCAGCTCGAATTTCGAGCGCCTGCTGTTCGACGCGGGCGGCCGCGACGGGCTGGCGCTGGCCGAGCAGATGCGCGGGTTCGAAGCGAGCAAGGCGATGCGCCTGACGAACGCGCAGCAGACCGAAGCCGCGAAGATCTTCGCCAGCGACCGGATCGATCCGAACGAGATGGCGCAGGCGATGCGCTGGGCCGCCGATTCGGGCGAGATCATCGATCCGCACACCGCGATCGGTCTGGCCGCCGCGCGTCGCGCGCAGACGGGCAACGCGCCGGTGGTGACGCTGGCGACCGCGCACCCCTCCAAGTTCCGCGACGCGGTGGAGCGCGCGACCGGCGAACGTCCCTCGCTACCCGCGCGGATCGGCGATCTGTTCGAGCGCGAGGAGCGCTACGACGTGCTTCCCGGCACGTTCGAAGCCGTCACGGCCTATATCGCCGAGCGCGCCCAACCCCGCTAAGGGGTGGCGATGGATCTGATTACCCTCACCGGCGAACCCTGGGCGGACTATGGCCTGATCGACTCGGGGCATGGGCGAAAGCTCGAGCGCTACGGCAACTATCGCTTCATCCGCCCTGAGCCGCAGGCGATGTGGGCGCCGGCCAGCGACGATTGGGACGCGCATGGCGAGTTCCTCCCCGCCCCCGACGACGAGGGCGGCGGCCGCTGGCATTTCACCAAGCCGACGCCGCGCGAAGGCTGGCCGCTGACGTGGAACGAGGTGCGCTTCACCGCACAGACCACGCCGTTCCGCCATCTCGGCTTCTTTCCCGACATGGCGCCGGTGTGGGACTGGATGCGCGGGCGGATCGACGGGATGGACACGCCCGAGTGCATGAACCTGTTCGGCTATACCGGCGTCGGCACGCTCGCGCTGGCGGCGAAGGGCGCGCGGATGACCCATGTCGATGCGTCGAAGAAATCGGTCGCCGAGGGCAAGGCCAATGCCGAGCTTTCGGGCATGGCCGACAAGCCCGTCCGCTGGATGATCGACGATTGCGGCAAGTTCACTGCGCGCGAAGTGCGCCGGGGCAAGCGCTATGACGGGATCATCCTCGATCCGCCGAAATTCGGCCGTGGCCCGACCGGCGAGCGCTGGGTGCTGGAAACCGGCCTGCCGGGACTCATCGAAGATTGCCGCGCACTGATCGACGCGGAGTCGCGCTTCCTGTTCCTGACCGTCTATGCGGTGCGCATGTCGGCGCTGGCGATCGGAGAACTGGTCCGCCAGCATTTCGGCGACTTGCCGGGCAAGGTGGAATGTGGCGAACTGGCGGTGCGCGAGGAATCGCGCGGGCTGATGCTGCCGACCGCGATCTTTGCGCGGTGGAGCCGGAATTGATGACTGAAGACTTTTCGGGTTTTGTCGCCTGGGTCGAAGAGCGGTTCGGAACCGTCACAGGCTATATCGCAGCCATACTCGTCATCGTTCTCGTGCTGTCGGCCGTTCCGATCGCATACTGGTACTATCTCGGCTAACTCCGCCCCATCTTCATCGCCGCGCCCGCCACGAACGGGCATCCCGCAACCAGCAACAGGCTGACCGCGCCGAGCAGCTTGAGCGCGCCCGGCTCGCCGTCGATCGATCCCGCGCCGAAGATCAGCAGCGGCACCGCGAAGGGCAGCATGACAAGGCCGGCCAGCGCCCCCGCGCTGCGCAGGCCCGCGACCAGTGCGGCGGTGATGACGCCGAGCGCAGCCAGCCCCGGCGTGCCGATCAGCAGGCCGAGTTCGACCTGAACCAATGTCTGGCCCGGCAGGCGGAGCAGCCCCGCCGCGACTACGGTCGCTGCCAGCAATGCAGGCGCGAAGCCCAGCCAGTGGCCGACCATCTTCGCCGCCGCCACCGCCGCATCGGAAAGCCCGCGCACCACGAACTGATCGAGCACCCCGGTTTCGGCGTCGGGCGTGATCAGCCGCTCGACCGGAAGCAGCGCCGCCAGCAGCGCCGCCGCCCAGATCACCCCGCCGCCGATCCGCGCGAGCAACTTGCCGTCCGGCCCGACCGCGAAGGGAAACAGGATCGCGACCAGCAGGAAGAAGGCGACCGGCAGCACCAGCCCACCGCTGGTCCAGCTGCGGCGCAATTCGCGCACCACGATGGCAGTGAAGGCGTTCACTTCCCCCACTCCGTTCGTGCTGAGCTTGTCGAAGCACCGTTCTTTCTTCCTCCCGCCGGAGAGAAGGAGGGCTGCCCTTCGACAAGCTCAGGGCGAACGGTGGAACGGGCTGCGTTCACAGCGCCACCTCGACCGCGCCGGGCATCGCCACCGGCAGGTGCGTCGCGACCAGCACCGCGCCGCCGTTCGCGCGATGCGCTGCGATCAGCCCTTCGAGCATCGTCACCGACGCCAGATCGAGACCGTTGGCGGGTTCGTCAAGCAGCCAGAGCTTCGCGCCGCTCGCCACAATCCGCGCGATCCCCGCGCGGCGGCGCTGACCGGTCGAGAGGAAGCGCACCGGCACCTGCGCCAGATCGGACAGGCCGACCGCCGCCAGCGCGGCCGCGACGTCGCCGCCATCGATCCCGGCCCAGAAGGCGAGCGCCTTGTCCAGCGGCAGTTCGGGATCGAGCGCCGAGGCTTCGCCGAGCAGCGCCCGGTCGTCGCACACGACTTCGCCGACGACGGGATCGAGCAGCCCCGCCGCGATCCGGACGAGGCTGGACTTGCCGGTGCCATTGGGTCCGGTGACGAGGCAGCCGCCGCCCGCTTCGACCGCGAAGCTCAGCCCCTCGAACAACATTCGTCCGCCGCGCGCGCAGCTGACGTCGCGAAACGCCAGCAGGCTCACTCGACCATATCCTCGAGCGCATGGATGTCGTCGTCGCTCAACCCGAAATGATGGCCGACCTCATGGACGACGATATGCCACACCAGCCGTTCGAGCATCTCGCCCCCGGTCGCCCATTCGTAGAGGATCGGCACGCGGTACAGGTGGATGCGATCGGGCAATGCGCCCGATTCGAACGAGGATTTTTCGCCGATCGGGCGGCCATGATAGAGGCCAGTCAGGTCAAGCGGATCCTCGATGCCGAGCGCGTCGAGCGTTTCGTCATCGGCGAATTCCTCGACGATCAGCACCACGTCGGCCAGATGGGACTGGAACGGTTCGGGGATCAGCGACATCGCTTCCCGCGCCATTCGTTCGATCGCTGCCGCGTCTGGGGCTTGCCCGCTCATGTCGCCGGGCATAGGCCGTGCGCTCTGCCAAGAGCAAGGAGGCGATGATGGTGACGCGGCTGACCGAAGGACTGCGCAGCGAATCGCTGGCGGCACTGCCCGAATGGACCCACGACGCCGAGCGCGATGCGATCACGCGCCGATTCGTCTTCAAGGACTTCAACGAAGCATTCGGCTTCATGACCCGCGTCGCGCTGCTGGCGGACAAGTCGGACCATCATCCCGAATGGTCGAACGTATGGAACCGGGTGGATATCCTCCTCACCACCCACGACGCCGATGGCCTTTCGATCCGCGACATCCAGATGGCGCAGGCGATCGACGGGATGCTGTGATCCTTACTTAAACGATTTGCCGGAGAGCTTGCGCAAGGTTCCCGGCATCCACCGCGCCATGAACCAAAGCCGGTGCGCGGTCTTGCCGACGCGGGTATGGACCGCCTTGCGGCTGGCGAGGATGCCGCGCACGGTCTTCACCACTTCGCTGACCGGGGTGATTTCCAGCCCCGCGCTACGCACCGATTCACGCACGTTGCGGTTCGAATCGGGCATGACCTTGTTGAGCAACGGCGTCTCGATGAAGCTGGGCATCAGCGATCCGACATAGATCCCCTCGGGCGCCCATTCGGCATTCAGCGATTCGGCGAAGCCGCGCATCGCGAATTTGCCTGCGCTGTAGATCGACATGCCGGCATTGCCCGAAATGCCGGCGGCCGAGCTGGTGACGATCATCGCCGATCCCGGCGTGGCCTTGAGCAGCGCATGCGCCGCGCGGGCGCCATAGACCATGCCGTTGATATTGATCGAAAGCCCGCGCTCGATCTCGTCGTCGGTCATCACGTCGAGCGGCCCGCCCACCGCGATCCCGGCATTGTTGAAGAAGAAATCGAGCCGTCCGCCACTCTTTTCGGCGAAGGCCGCGAGCGCAGCGTCCCATGCCGCGCGGTCGCGTACATCCATCTGATAGGTTTCGGCGGTGGGCATCGCCGCCTTGGCCTCGGTCAGCGCCACTGCGTTGACGTCGGCAAGTCCGACCAGCCAGCCGTCTGCCGCCAGATCCTTCGCCACCGCCAGCCCGATACCCGACGCACCGCCGGTGATGAACGCCGCCTTGGCCATGCCCCTCTCCCCTTTTTGACCTTTGCCCCACCATCCCGCACAACCTTGCGAGATGCCAGAGCAATCCCGCACCGTTACCTTCAAAAATGTCAGTAAGCGATATGCTGCTGCAACGGCGGTGGACGGCGTGTCGCTGGAGATCGCCGCGGGCAGCTTCGTCGCGCTGGTCGGCGCTTCGGGATCGGGCAAGTCGACCCTGCTCAAGACGGTCAACCGGCTGATCGAGCCAAGCGAAGGCGAAGTGCTGGTCGGCGGGGAGCTGGTCGCTGCGCAGCCCGCGCCGCTGCTGCGCCGACGGATCGGCTATGTCTTCCAGAATATCGGCCTGTTCCCGCACATGACTGTGGGCGAGAACGTCGCGATCGGGCTGAAGCTGGCGGGCGAGAAGGATACGGCCGCACGGGTGGCCGAACTGCTGGCGCTGGTCGAGCTGCCGGCCGACTTCGCCGCGCGGATGCCCGACGCGCTGTCGGGCGGGCAGCGCCAGCGGGTCGGCGTGGCGCGGGCGCTGGCTACCGGTCCGGGGCTGATGCTGATGGACGAGCCGTTCGGCGCGCTCGATCCGGTGACGCGCGATGGCCTGGGAAAGGCGATCCGCGCGCTGCACGAGCGGATGGCACTCACCACGATCCTCGTCACCCACGACATGGCCGAAGCGCTGCTGCTGGCCGATCGCGTGCTGGTGATGGCCGGCGGGCGGATCGTGGCGGATGCGACGCCGAAGGAACTACTCGCCGGTGAGGGTGGCGCCGAAGCACAGGCGCTGGTCGCGATCCCGCGCGAACAGGCGCACCGGCTGGCGGAGCTGGGCGCGTGAGCGAAGCCTTCGCCCGGGTGCCCGAGCTGCTGGCGCAGCATCTGCTGCTGGCCTTCGCTGCGCTGCTGCTGGGCCTCGCGATCAGCCTGCCGCTGGCGATCCTCTCGGCGCGCAACAGGACAGTCGGGCGGATCGCGCTGGGGTTCGCAAGCCTCGTCCAGACCATCCCCAGCCTCGCACTGCTCGCGCTCTTCTATCCGATCCTGCTGTCGCTCTCGGCATTGGTCGGTGGCGGGATTCCCGCACTCGGCTTCTTGCCCTCGCTGCTGGCGCTGATGCTCTACGCGCTGCTGCCGATTCTGCGGAACGGGGTCACCGGCCTCGCCACGCTCGACCCTGCGGTGCTGGAAGCTGCCGATGGGATGGGCATGACGCGGTGGCAGAAGCTGTGGCTGGTCGAAGCGCCCCTGGTCCTTCCCGTGCTGATGGCCGGTATCCGCACCGCCGCCGTCTGGACGATCGGCGCGGCGACCCTTTCCACCACGGTTGGCCAGCCGAGCCTTGGCGACATGATCTTCGCGGGCCTCCAGACGCAGAACTGGACGCTGGTGCTGGCGGGCTGCATCGCCGCCGCGGGCCTCGCGCTCACCGTCGACGCGCTGCTGGGGCTTGCCGAACATGGCATCGCCAATCGCAAGCGCCGCCTCGTCTGGGGGAGTCTGGGCGCGCTGCTGGTCGCCACGCTGATCGCGCTGGCCCCCGCCATGCCCAGCGGCAAGGGCACGATCGTCATCGGCGCCAAGGGCTTCTCCGAGCAATATATCCTCGCCCGGCTGATCGGCAGCCGCCTCGAGGCCGCAGGCTATACCGTCGAATATCGCGAGGGGCTCGGCTCGGCGGTGGCGTTCAATGCCGCAGCGGGCAACGGCATCGACGTCTATGTCGACTATTCGGGCACGGTCTGGACCAACCAGATGCACCGCACCGATGTGCCCAGCCGCGAAGCGATCGTCGCCCAGAGCGGCAAATGGATGCGCGACAAGCATGGGCTGTACTCGATGGGCTCGCTCGGCTTCGAAAACGCCTATGCCTTTGCGATGCGCGGCGACGATGCCCGCAAGCGCGGCATCACCTCGCTGAGCGACCTCGCGGCGCAGGCGCCGGGGCTCAACCTCGCCACCGACATCGAATTCCTCGAACGCCCCGAATGGCGA harbors:
- a CDS encoding heme o synthase — encoded protein: MTAPATPLPADWRDFLALTKPRVLTLVVFTGLCGMLVAPVPIHPVLGFTAILCITLGAGAAGALNQWYESDLDSKMKRTQGRPLPAGRMDRQSALHFGVGLACFSVILMYFALNLVAAAILTVSILFYVFIYTIWLKRRTAQNIVIGGAAGAFPPMIGWAAATGDMATLPVLLFALIFLWTPPHFWALALFVKTDYANAGVPMLPVVAGERTTRTQIGLYTLPMVAAAIAPWALGKTGAIYGVTALVLNALFLLFAAQVTFRSTQPEDMMAPEKRLFKFSILYLFLMFGAVVADRWFA
- a CDS encoding cytochrome c oxidase assembly protein — its product is MTVSPKLRTALLGSLFVCFMGGLGFASVPLYRMFCEVTGFNGTTMRGTEAPGGVGKTVRVAFDANTSQKLPWIFKPEQRVSTIEIGGRDIAFYTAKNLSDKPVTGTATFNVTPTQAGKYFTKIQCFCFTEQTLAPGEEMRMPVIYYVDPKIVDDPDTKDVREITLSYTFYPVDSAKTPG
- a CDS encoding cytochrome c oxidase subunit 3; the encoded protein is MAGAKNHQYHILPPDAVPIFASFAAFVMAVGAIMWMHSASSGGLVFFAGTALVIASFFIWWSKVIAEAHAGDHTPIVQLHLRYGMILFIASEVMFFVGWFWAWFDFSLFPSTVEAVGGQWPPKGMEVINAWELPLLNTLILLASGTTVTWAHHALIHGQRGGDLKGLWGLIGVGENDGVKKGLWLTVILGLVFTAIQAYEYVHSPFPFKATSEGGSSYGGAFFMATGFHGFHVLVGTIFLIVNLIRAYKGHFTPRQHFGFEAAAWYWHFVDVVWLFLFASIYVWGGWGAPVHG
- a CDS encoding DUF983 domain-containing protein produces the protein MTEPAPAEAALKGVCPRCGGGKMFSGWIAFADTCAKCGFDFTRFNVGDGPVVFLTLGVGTIVTVLALITELKFEPGLLIHALLWIPLTTVLVFATLRFAKGLLLALEYRNDAREGRVQK
- a CDS encoding SURF1 family protein; this translates as MPRLPLIPTIVVTLAVAAMIALGIWQLQRREEKNAALITYAQNMEKPAMAFPRLPVGDQYLFRKASAMCLEVIGWQQQGGRNRKGETGWRQIAQCRTGAEGPVLLIDVGVAKDPKFKPEWGGGPITGTITHAPDSRTLIGSLFDRRPKSLMLIADLAAPGLEVTAKPDLSSVPNNHLAYAVQWFLFALVAVVIYLLALKWREKKATPAPPKA
- the thrC gene encoding threonine synthase; this translates as MRYQSTRGTAPTLGFRDVTLTGLASDGGLYVPTEWPQFSRDEIAAMANLSYVETAVRVMKPFVGDDLSEAELRDLCTQAYGRFAHAAVTPLVQLDQRHWLLELFHGPTLAFKDVALQLLGLLFEKFLTGSDAHLTIVGATSGDTGSAAIDAVAGRHGVDIFMLHPKGRVSDVQRRQMTTVLAPNVHNIAIEGSFDDAQALVKAMFNDADFSGRFRLSAVNSINWARLLAQIVYYFYAASRLGAPERKVAFAVPTGNFGDVFAGYAAARMGLPIEQLVVATNVNDILHRALSTGDYSTGTVTPTAAPSMDIQVSSNFERLLFDAGGRDGLALAEQMRGFEASKAMRLTNAQQTEAAKIFASDRIDPNEMAQAMRWAADSGEIIDPHTAIGLAAARRAQTGNAPVVTLATAHPSKFRDAVERATGERPSLPARIGDLFEREERYDVLPGTFEAVTAYIAERAQPR
- a CDS encoding class I SAM-dependent methyltransferase, which encodes MDLITLTGEPWADYGLIDSGHGRKLERYGNYRFIRPEPQAMWAPASDDWDAHGEFLPAPDDEGGGRWHFTKPTPREGWPLTWNEVRFTAQTTPFRHLGFFPDMAPVWDWMRGRIDGMDTPECMNLFGYTGVGTLALAAKGARMTHVDASKKSVAEGKANAELSGMADKPVRWMIDDCGKFTAREVRRGKRYDGIILDPPKFGRGPTGERWVLETGLPGLIEDCRALIDAESRFLFLTVYAVRMSALAIGELVRQHFGDLPGKVECGELAVREESRGLMLPTAIFARWSRN
- a CDS encoding heme exporter protein CcmB produces the protein MNAFTAIVVRELRRSWTSGGLVLPVAFFLLVAILFPFAVGPDGKLLARIGGGVIWAAALLAALLPVERLITPDAETGVLDQFVVRGLSDAAVAAAKMVGHWLGFAPALLAATVVAAGLLRLPGQTLVQVELGLLIGTPGLAALGVITAALVAGLRSAGALAGLVMLPFAVPLLIFGAGSIDGEPGALKLLGAVSLLLVAGCPFVAGAAMKMGRS
- the ccmA gene encoding heme ABC exporter ATP-binding protein CcmA, with amino-acid sequence MSLLAFRDVSCARGGRMLFEGLSFAVEAGGGCLVTGPNGTGKSSLVRIAAGLLDPVVGEVVCDDRALLGEASALDPELPLDKALAFWAGIDGGDVAAALAAVGLSDLAQVPVRFLSTGQRRRAGIARIVASGAKLWLLDEPANGLDLASVTMLEGLIAAHRANGGAVLVATHLPVAMPGAVEVAL
- a CDS encoding metallopeptidase family protein; its protein translation is MSGQAPDAAAIERMAREAMSLIPEPFQSHLADVVLIVEEFADDETLDALGIEDPLDLTGLYHGRPIGEKSSFESGALPDRIHLYRVPILYEWATGGEMLERLVWHIVVHEVGHHFGLSDDDIHALEDMVE
- a CDS encoding 4a-hydroxytetrahydrobiopterin dehydratase; this translates as MVTRLTEGLRSESLAALPEWTHDAERDAITRRFVFKDFNEAFGFMTRVALLADKSDHHPEWSNVWNRVDILLTTHDADGLSIRDIQMAQAIDGML
- a CDS encoding SDR family oxidoreductase yields the protein MAKAAFITGGASGIGLAVAKDLAADGWLVGLADVNAVALTEAKAAMPTAETYQMDVRDRAAWDAALAAFAEKSGGRLDFFFNNAGIAVGGPLDVMTDDEIERGLSININGMVYGARAAHALLKATPGSAMIVTSSAAGISGNAGMSIYSAGKFAMRGFAESLNAEWAPEGIYVGSLMPSFIETPLLNKVMPDSNRNVRESVRSAGLEITPVSEVVKTVRGILASRKAVHTRVGKTAHRLWFMARWMPGTLRKLSGKSFK
- a CDS encoding ATP-binding cassette domain-containing protein, which produces MPEQSRTVTFKNVSKRYAAATAVDGVSLEIAAGSFVALVGASGSGKSTLLKTVNRLIEPSEGEVLVGGELVAAQPAPLLRRRIGYVFQNIGLFPHMTVGENVAIGLKLAGEKDTAARVAELLALVELPADFAARMPDALSGGQRQRVGVARALATGPGLMLMDEPFGALDPVTRDGLGKAIRALHERMALTTILVTHDMAEALLLADRVLVMAGGRIVADATPKELLAGEGGAEAQALVAIPREQAHRLAELGA
- a CDS encoding ABC transporter permease/substrate-binding protein; translated protein: MSEAFARVPELLAQHLLLAFAALLLGLAISLPLAILSARNRTVGRIALGFASLVQTIPSLALLALFYPILLSLSALVGGGIPALGFLPSLLALMLYALLPILRNGVTGLATLDPAVLEAADGMGMTRWQKLWLVEAPLVLPVLMAGIRTAAVWTIGAATLSTTVGQPSLGDMIFAGLQTQNWTLVLAGCIAAAGLALTVDALLGLAEHGIANRKRRLVWGSLGALLVATLIALAPAMPSGKGTIVIGAKGFSEQYILARLIGSRLEAAGYTVEYREGLGSAVAFNAAAGNGIDVYVDYSGTVWTNQMHRTDVPSREAIVAQSGKWMRDKHGLYSMGSLGFENAYAFAMRGDDARKRGITSLSDLAAQAPGLNLATDIEFLERPEWRSVRDAYGLKFKSAHPYQPTFMYKALDSGEADVIPAFSSDGRIAASGLAILSDPKGAIPGYDAILVLAPKRANDARFQAALRPLIGAIRVEDMRQANYMVDRDTGKQSPDAAAAWLAARLRR